A single region of the Maylandia zebra isolate NMK-2024a linkage group LG17, Mzebra_GT3a, whole genome shotgun sequence genome encodes:
- the LOC106676875 gene encoding fish-egg lectin produces MKAIAALLLMLNYLSVSHGCTCTEGPQQFPAVQIDAGQGNVVMTDSNNYAYFLIGSQWYKMGSLTLKHVSVGPAGIWGVALKDNDVYKYVAGSFVYAGESLQQVDAGGDGQVVGVTYPSTIHCLKSTIASAYRERSTLNWTTLPGLLMYFSCSTKYGCWGVNSGQNIYFTRVTPSTCGISGWIQVDGLAVMVEIGTDGSVFVVTRGGEVFQRQGIDSSTPQGTSWTKIPMPSRINHVSYDRGNLWVVTDYGTILKCFC; encoded by the exons ATGAAAGCTATCGCAGCcttgctgctaatgctaaactACCTGTCAGTCAGTCATG GCTGCACTTGCACGGAGGGTCCACAACAGTTTCCTGCTGTACAGATTGATGCTGGACAGGGGAACGTTGTGATGACAGACAGCAACAATTATGCATACTTTCTGATTGGATCACAGTGGTACAAAATGGGCTCACTCACCCTGAAGCATGTCTCAGTGGGACCTGCAGGAATCTGGGGTGTTGCCCTCAAAGACAACGACGTCTACAAATACGTAGCTGGCAGCTTTGTTTATGCTG GTGAGAGTTTACAGCAGGTGGATGCTGGAGGTGATGGTCAGGTGGTGGGAGTTACCTACCCCTCCACCATCCACTGTCTGAAAAGCACCATTGCCTCAGCCTACAGGGAACGGAGCACCCTGAACTGGACAACCCTGCCTGGGCTTTTAATGTATTTCAGTTGCAGCACAAAATATGGATGCTGGGGAGTGAACTCGGGTCAAAACATCTACTTCaca AGAGTAACACCGAGCACCTGTGGCATCAGTGGCTGGATACAAGTGGATGGTCTTGCAGTAATGGTTGAAATTGGGACTGATGGAAGCGTCTTTGTTGTAACTAGAGGAGGAGAAGTCTTCCAAAG ACAAGGCATCGACAGCAGCACTCCACAAGGCACGAGCTGGACCAAAATACCAATGCCCTCTCGCATCAACCATGTGAGCTATGATCGTGGCAATCTGTGGGTCGTGACTGACTATGGGACCATCCTGAAATGTTTTTGCTAG
- the LOC101483675 gene encoding fish-egg lectin-like, whose translation MKSFAVFLLVLRYLSVSHGCTCMEGPQQFPAVQIDAGQGNVVMTDGNNYAYFLLGSQWYKMGSLNLKHVSVGPAGIWGVDLNNRVYKYVAGSFVFANGESLQQVDAGGDGQVVGVTDTSTIHCLKSTIASDYRKQSTLSWTTLPGLLMYFSCSTKYGCWGVNSGQNIYFTRVTPSTCGISGWIQVDGLAVKVEIGTDGSVFVVTRGGEVFQRQGIDSSTPQGTSWTKIPMPSRISHVSYDRGNLWVVTDYGTILKCFC comes from the exons ATGAAATCTTTTGCAGTGTTCTTGTTGGTGCTGAGGTACCTGTCTGTCAGTCATG GCTGCACTTGCATGGAGGGTCCACAACAGTTTCCTGCTGTACAGATTGATGCTGGGCAGGGGAACGTTGTGATGACAGACGGCAATAATTATGCATACTTTCTTCTTGGATCACAGTGGTACAAAATGGGCTCACTCAACCTCAAGCATGTCTCAGTGGGACCTGCAGGAATCTGGGGTGTTGACCTCAACAACAGGGTCTACAAATACGTAGCTGGCAGCTTTGTTTTTGCGAATG GTGAGAGTTTACAGCAGGTGGATGCTGGAGGTGATGGTCAGGTGGTGGGAGTTACCGACACCTCCACCATCCACTGTCTGAAAAGCACCATTGCCTCAGACTACAGGAAACAGAGCACCCTGAGCTGGACAACCCTGCCTGGGCTTTTAATGTATTTCAGTTGCAGCACAAAATATGGATGCTGGGGAGTGAACTCGGGTCAAAACATCTACTTCaca AGAGTAACACCGAGCACCTGTGGCATCAGTGGCTGGATACAAGTGGATGGTCTTGCAGTAAAGGTTGAAATTGGGACTGATGGAAGCGTCTTTGTTGTAACTAGAGGAGGAGAAGTCTTCCAAAG ACAAGGCATCGACAGCAGCACTCCACAAGGCACGAGCTGGACCAAAATACCAATGCCCTCTCGCATCAGCCATGTGAGCTATGATCGTGGCAATCTGTGGGTCGTGACTGACTATGGGACCATCCTGAAATGTTTTTGCTAG